A section of the Fusarium falciforme chromosome 8, complete sequence genome encodes:
- a CDS encoding Synaptobrevin-like protein YKT6: MASSSTPATPLLYSCIAHNTTILSECTTSASSQASSLASLILPKIEHTNPQKLTYTHGQHQIHYVAEAPSEHPDSPSAGGLTFLVIADSSLGRRVPFGFLFEIRKRFFQQFHESSDFSDMPNYGAASFNSELKNLMVDYGTTSGGRDDAIGNARREIDDVRGIMTKNIESLLERGERLDLLVDKTDRLGGSAREFRVRSRGLKRKMWWKNVKLMGLLALVVFLIIMAIVIAVKNGSN, from the exons atggcgtcgTCATCCACTCCAGCAACTCCTCTCCTCTA CTCGTGCATCGCGcacaacaccaccatcctCTCCGAGTGCACcacctcggcatcctcgcaGGCGTCGTCCCTGGCCTCCCTCATCCTCCCCAAGATCGAGCACACCAACCCTCAGAAGCTCACCTACACGCACGGCCAGCACCAGATCCACTATGTCGCCGAAGCTCCCTCTGAGCACCCCGACTCCCCTTCAGCCGGCGGCCTGAcgttcctcgtcatcgccgaCTCGTCGCTCGGCCGTAGGGTGCCGTTTGGCTTCCTGTTCGAGATCCGCAAGCGATTCTTCCAGCAGTTCCACGAGAGCAGCGACTTCTCCGACATGCCCAACTACGGCGCGGCGTCGTTCAACTCggagctcaagaacctcatgGTGGACTACGGCACCACGAGCGGCGGCCGCGACGACGCCATCGGCAACGCGCGCCGCGAGATTGACGACGTGAGAGGCATCATGACAAAGAACATTGAGAGCCTTCTCGAGCGCGGCGAGCGCCTGGACCTGCTGGTGGACAAGACGGACCGTCTCGGGGGCAGCGCGCGAGAGTTCCGGGTGCGCAGCCGGGGTCTCAAGCGCAAGATGTGGTGGAAGAATGTCAAGCTCATGGGTCTGCTTGCGCTGGTGGtattcctcatcatcatggcgatTGTCATTGCGGTCAAGAATGGGTCGAATTAA
- a CDS encoding Tyrosine-protein phosphatase domain-containing protein yields the protein MEDARSVANMAVPSAPYTFRPPSPPFIHIPPTAHGTGADSIPGLLPSYENVDPHQLTPRDVAIITQNVTHAPTDRASDWSYEQRREAQPLLNFLYLGPNSAARDGEFLRSEGITMVLVARDARMAGMKLMSIENVAQTLGIVVHYVDMDGYDNMISSFSNTIRAVNDHLLAIYHSQAQGRSKDGSLVVEPATFRRGKVLVACETGNDRSAAMAAAYIMALFGKDMITTIQFISVQRFCCCFDEDVKRKLQSWEDILRARSQVASQAKIAGHGKRHIDEVMETQGNSDQGDAVALDHDRFQGRDAFVPFMDM from the coding sequence ATGGAGGACGCGCGCTCCGTCGCAAACATGGCGGTCCCGTCCGCTCCCTACACCTTTCGACCTCCGAGCCCTCCATTCATCCACATCCCCCCCACGGCGCACGGCACAGGGGCAGATTCGATCCCGGGTCTCCTCCCTTCGTACGAGAACGTCGATCCGCATCAGCTCACCCCGAGGgacgtcgccatcatcacccagAACGTCACCCACGCCCCCACCGACCGCGCTTCGGACTGGTCATACGAGCAGCGGAGGGAGGCTCAGCCGCTGCTCAACTTCTTGTATCTCGGGCCAAATAGTGCCGCGCGCGATGGCGAGTTTCTGAGGAGCGAGGGTATCACCATGGTTCTGGTTGCGCGGGATGCGCGCATGGCTGGCATGAAGCTCATGAGCATTGAAAACGTTGCTCAGACATTGGGCATAGTGGTGCACTACGTCGACATGGACGGCTACGACAATATGATTAGCTCGTTTTCCAACACGATCCGAGCAGTCAACGACCACCTCCTCGCCATCTACCACAGTCAAGCGCAGGGCAGAAGCAAGGACGGCAGCCTGGTCGTTGAGCCCGCCACGTTCCGCCGGGGCAAGGTTCTCGTGGCATGCGAGACGGGCAACGACCGGTCAGCCGCCATGGCAGCGGCGTACATCATGGCGCTCTTCGGAAAAGACATGATTACGACGATACAGTTTATTTCCGTGCAGCggttctgctgctgctttgaCGAGGACGTCAAACGAAAATTGCAGAGCTGGGAGGATATCCTGAGGGCGCGGTCACAGGTTGCTTCACAGGCCAAGATTGCGGGGCATGGAAAACGCCACATTGACGAGGTGATGGAGACGCAGGGAAATTCTGACCAAGGAGATGCTGTTGCCTTGGACCACGACCGGTTTCAAGGGCGAGATGCGTTTGTGCCCTTCATGGACATGTAA
- a CDS encoding RNA helicase, with product MRFPLRPGVVRPPLCHITATRRSLSTTPRLWDDATKTKTEPPKKNPMSRGKLKALLAASVNPYQKKPGKGFRPSQTNHGKGYKPRMKWEAFKSGTGRHAMFRSTVFNRFEAVLKKFSLSSVSVTGVGEDELDKQAALFMDVLEKAFVMAEQNITQRDRNPLFWNLRDAFILKDVKGLSNELQYSFQSFLIRQRFSKGLEESHKRLLDFRFPYEWFPATRTMQRTIHLHVGPTNSGKTYRALKALENSKRGVYAGPLRLLANEVYQRLQAKGLPCALMTGEEVRIPQDTDTYFTSCTVEMIPVNEPYDVAVIDEIQMIADPDRGSGWTTALLGVMAKEVHLCGEERTVKLIQSICAAIGDECIVHRYERLSPLETMSEAIDEDYNRLEKGDAIVAFSRMNLHALKTTIEKHTGRRCAIIYGSLPPEVRVQQAALFNDPNNDYDFIVASDAIGMGLNLEIRRVILDSVTKFDGNQNRHLTYPEMKQIGGRAGRYRTARQATEADNGADDGRKVGYVTTMARQDLKNVHRAFKSNVDDIDTAYVTPPAAAVERFSTYFPKDTPLSFILMRIRELASVSKNFRLGISSDKLEIADAIQHIPLTIYDRLTLCHLPVWQRAENSMEVLRALATIISENGRGDLLSIKEIPLESLDIDLRNFKGTPIDYLHKLESLHVAINQYVWLSYRFSGMFRDQALAFHVRSLVEQKLVDTLERLDFTQSDLQSIRQNKRLMAQSQKLSRKVLGEGDLKDVEQEMDDPPLDQDEHWEPHQSSEEVAATASAP from the exons ATGAGATTTCCGCTCCGACCTGGGGTTGTGCGGCCTCCACTATGTCACATAACAGCAACACGGCGGTCGCTCTCGACGACTCCGAGACTCTGGGATGATgcgaccaagaccaagactgaGCCACCCAAGAAAAATCCCATGAGCAGaggcaagctcaaggccctACTAGCTGCGTCTGTAAACCCATATCAGAAAAAACCTGGCAAAGGCTTCCGGCCTAGTCAA ACAAACCATGGCAAGGGTTACAAGCCGAGGATGAAATGGGAGGCGTTCAAGTCTGGGACTGGCCGCCATGCCATGTTCCGATCGACGGTCTTTAACCGCTTCGAGGCCGTCCTCAAGAAGTTTTCCCTGTCCAGCGTCTCTGTCACCGGCGTCGGGGAGGATGAGCTCGACAAACAGGCCGCTCTGTTCATGGATGTCTTGGAAAAGGCGTTTGTCATGGCTGAGCAGAACATCACCCAACGAGACCGGAACCCGCTGTTCTGGAACCTCCGCGACGCCTTCATCTTGAAGGATGTCAAGGGTCTTAGCAACGAGCTTCAGTACTCGTTTCAGTCGTTCCTCATCCGTCAGCGATTCTCCAAGGGTTTGGAGGAGAGCCACAAGCGGCTTCTGGACTTTCGGTTCCCGTATGAGTGGTTCCCCGCGACCAGGACGATGCAGCGAACTATTCACCTTCACGTCGGACCGACCAACTCGGGCAAGACGTATAGAGCCCTGAAGGCGCTGGAGAATTCCAAGCGAGGAGTGTATGCGGGTCCGCTTCGTCTGCTGGCCAACGAGGTCTACCAGCGTCTACAGGCCAAGGGCCTGCCGTGTGCGCTGATGACGGGAGAGGAGGTGCGGATACCACAGGACACGGATACCTACTTTACGAGTTGCACGGTTGAGATGATCCCTGTCAACGAACCCTACGACGTTGCTGTCATCGACGAGATTCAGATGATTGCGGATCCTGATCGGGGCAGTGGTTGGACAACAGCCTTGCTAGGTGTCATGGCTAAGGAGGTCCACCTCTGTGGTGAGGAACGAACAGTCAAACTTATTCAGAGCATATGCGCAGCCATTGGCGACGAGTGTATCGTTCATCGATATGAACGTCTCAGCCCTCTCGAAACCATGAGCGAGGCCATCGACGAAGACTACAACCGACTTGAAAAGGGTGATGCTATTGTGGCCTTTAGCCGCATGAACCTACACGCCCTGAAGACGACGATTGAGAAGCACACTGGACGAAGATGCGCCATCATCTACGGATCACTACCCCCCGAGGTGCGCGTTCAGCAGGCAGCTCTCTTCAATGATCCGAACAACGACTACGACTTTATTGTTGCTAGTGATGCCATTGGTATGGGTCTCAACCTTGAGATCCGACGAGTTATTCTCGACTCGGTCACCAAGTTTGATGGAAACCAGAACCGACACCTCACATACCCCGAAATGAAGCAGATTGGCGGCCGAGCTGGACGATACCGCACTGCGCGACAGGCTACGGAAGCTGACAATGGAGCTGATGACGGCCGCAAAGTTGGCTATGTCACAACAATGGCCCGACAGGATCTCAAGAACGTGCATCGTGCGTTCAAATCCAATGTCGACGATATTGACACCGCATATGTTACGCCTCCTGCAGCCGCTGTCGAGCGTTTTTCGACATACTTCCCCAAAGACACGCCGCTGTCCTTTATCCTGATGCGCATTCGAGAGCTTGCGTCGGTGAGCAAGAACTTTAGACTCGGCATCTCGTCAGATAAGCTCGAGATTGCCGATGCTATCCAGCACATCCCACTCACCATCTACGATCGTCTTACCCTCTGCCACTTGCCGGTGTGGCAGCGTGCTGAAAACTCGATGGAGGTCCTGCGAGCTCTCGCCACCATCATTTCCGAGAACGGGCGTGGAGATTTGTTGTCCATCAAGGAGATTCCCCTTGAGAGCTTGGACATTGACCTCAGAAACTTCAAAGGCACGCCGATAGATTATCTCCACAAGCTCGAGTCGCTGCATGTGGCTATCAACCAGTATGTCTGGCTATCGTACCGTTTCAGCGGCATGTTCCGTGACCAGGCACTGGCTTTCCACGTGCGCTCGCTTGTTGAGCAGAAGTTGGTGGACACGCTGGAGAGGCTAGACTTTACTCAGTCAGATCTCCAGAGCATCCGACAGAACAAGCGACTCATGGCGCAGTCGCAGAAGCTGTCGCGCAAGGTGCTCGGAGAGGGCGATCTCAAGGACGTCGAGCAGGAGATGGACGACCCACCTCTGGATCAGGACGAGCACTGGGAACCTCATCAGTCGTCGGAAGAGGTTGCCGCCACGGCATCAGCTCCCTGA
- a CDS encoding Homeobox domain-containing protein, translated as MATEVEQPVALSTPAPGVSTPNSTTSASVPTPVSAGIKKETPSPSANGSSQSRRPPRKSTLTQQQKNQKRQRATQDQLTTLEMEFNKNPTPTATVRERIAEEINMTERSVQIWFQNRRAKIKLLAKKSLETGEDIDSIPESMRAYLAMQAMESGKGLGGSYLGRTGLVPFGHGNMLLGGDQGGQGKVLIHHLTCRSLSIGKWTRVGQNTMDLIIFYSPDKCTMTYYINNEQAGYKIEYPFSHIKNIFLENSEGDPTKLGGIVIELNRPPNFFMDSSPTTNGFFQCGDFTEDLQATQCLVHHLGGNPKVLSGQLAKLVSLESFMNRHNPHPFGDPHALSVSAPVSPTARPSSQPSFQPHVGMFQEQWGIHQMHSGMRPGPGHKRQRSRSVPGPVDFAMFQNQPMPSFYIQPPGEMAPPQHNPNIFAPIPQPPTNNMAPNLRIDTQAGFGLDMRQYPMSATTASPAEFPPSPGFFPPGPDPSGMPQSSYNTPYSNGFLSPMVNPDTGVPTSVSPLPFNSPGEPSIVEQSPPMTMMGRPGSADLYPVNDGSCAVSEDGTSLNEMYSKHTINLPMHTASPGFGQPQQAELDMDQLVQFDAVDPASLSPEAMPPVPQ; from the exons ATGGCCACCGAGGTTGAGCAACCCGTGGCTTTGTCCACTCCTGCCCCTGGGGTTTCCACCCCCAACTCTACCACCTCCGCCTCCGTTCCGACTCCTGTCTCTGCCggcatcaagaaggagaccCCCTCTCCCTCAGCAAATGGCAGTTCACAATCAAGACGGCCTCCCCGCAAGAGCACCCTAACTCAACAGCAGAAGAACCAGAAGCGACAGCGCGCCACTCAGGACCAGCTAACGACTTTGGAGATGGAGTTCAACAAGAACCCTACACCTACCGCTACCGTTCGTGAGAGGATTGCTGAGGAGATCAACATGACCGAGAGGTCTGTTCAGATCTGGTTCCAGAACAG GCGAGCCAAGATCAAGCTGttggccaagaagagcctGGAGACGGGCGAGGACATTGACTCGATCCCCGAGTCCATGCGAGCCTACCTCGCCATGCAGGCTATGGAGTCTGGCAAAGGACTCGGTGGAAGCTATCTCGGACGAACTGGACTCGTGCCTTTTGGCCACGGCAACATGCTCCTCGGCGGTGACCAAGGCGGCCAGGGCAAAGTTT TGATTCACCATCTTACTTGCCGGTCTCTCAGCATCGGAAAGTGGACTCGTGTGGGACAGAACACGATGgatctcatcatcttctacTCTCCTGACAAGTGCACCATGACCTACTACATCAATAATGAGCAGGCTGGGTACAAGATCGAGTATCCCTTCTCACACATCAAGAACATCTTCCTCGAGAACAGCGAGGGAGACCCTACGAAGCTCGGCGGGATTGTCATTGAGTTGAACAGGCCCCCGAACTTCTTCATGGACTCTTCGCCCACCACCAACGGCTTCTTCCAGTGCGGCGACTTCACCGAAGACCTCCAGGCCACCCAGTGCCTGGTTCACCACCTCGGCGGTAACCCCAAGGTTCTCAGCGGTCAGCTTGCCAAGCTTGTTTCTCTTGAGTCCTTCATGAACCGCCACAACCCTCATCCCTTTGGCGACCCTCATGCGCTGTCCGTCTCGGCCCCTGTCTCGCCGACTGCCCGTCCCTCGTCGCAACCCAGCTTTCAACCGCACGTGGGCATGTTCCAGGAGCAATGGGGAATCCACCAGATGCACTCGGGTATGCGTCCTGGTCCTGGACACAAGCGCCAGCGTAGTCGATCCGTCCCCGGCCCTGTCGATTTTGCCATGTTCCAGAACCAGCCGATGCCCTCGTTTTACATCCAGCCTCCCGGCGAGAtggctcctcctcagcacAACCCCAACATCTTCGCCCCTATTCCTCAGCCTCCCACTAACAACATGGCTCCCAACCTGCGCATCGATACACAGGCTGGCTTTGGCCTGGACATGCGACAGTACCCCATGTCGGCCACCACTGCGTCCCCCGCCGAGTTTCCTCCCAGCCCAGGCTTCTTCCCACCTGGTCCGGATCCCAGCGGCATGCCCCAGTCGAGCTACAACACACCTTACAGCAACGGATTCCTTTCGCCCATGGTCAACCCTGACACGGGCGTTCCGACATCTGTTTCGCCTCTCCCCTTTAACAGCCCCGGCGAGCCGTCCATTGTTGAACAGTCACCCCCCATGACTATGATGGGCCGCCCCGGCTCGGCTGATCTCTACCCCGTCAACGACGGATCGTGCGCTGTTTCCGAGGATGGCACGAGCCTCAACGAGATGTATTCCAAGCACACCATCAACCTGCCGATGCACACCGCATCGCCTGGGTTCGGGCAGCCCCAACAGGCTGAGCTGGACATGGACCAACTTGTCCAGTTCGATGCCGTGGACCCTGCAAGCCTGTCCCCTGAGGCAATGCCCCCAGTTCCCCAGTGA
- a CDS encoding Phospholipid-transporting ATPase, producing the protein MAPSRRNDPGRRLSHSRNDPDDPSDEAARDLAALEERYPRTSTNFSRPRNSRRSHTDPNNDPSQRTSTDSYVRSGPHRPDNEGPRARTGDPYELQPIPSRTELSGDLPRVPQYSMDRTDKSLTSPADKASLNFNETTNTKSSVRDDIKKYLHERRQRKLGPKAKPTWKDRARKQLGEFHQKVILETILRQKPLEPLPDGRHIPLNPDHRKPEGLTDERSGKPYISNFIRSSRYTVYDFVPKQLIFQFSKLGNFYFLVVGTIQMIPGLSTVGRWTTIAPLGVFVAFSMLKEGYDDYRRYILDRVENRSEAWILGDRVGEKGRVRHAEKMRRKKKERQPENGEEHMLEDIETGTVSTAKTSDDGEWTSVQWQNVRVGDVIRLRRDDPVPADIILLHATGPNGIAYIDTMALDGETNLKSKQACSLLAERCSTMEGLRSTQATVVSENPNLDLYTYEGRVTIDGETLPTSHSNIVFRGSTLRNTVEAIGIVVNTGEECKIRMNANKNVKAKKPAMQSVINKMILVQIFIVLMLTMGLTIGYYLWKDRVEDIAFYIKRPGIYNASVPFKEIFFGFLIMFNTLIPLSLYISLEIIKLGQLLLLQDAEMYDPATDTPMVANTTTILENLGQVSYVFSDKTGTLTENIMRFRKMSVAGVACLHDMDIQREEEAMRKRLQELDRPKKGKSKMRGQSKIKGFDGEYDDDAAGNGLQRPQPSRTLSTRSASHWRSSVHIADDTDMKTEDLLNYIQRKPNSTFSRKAKHFLMCIALCHTCLPERTDDGDIAYQAASPDELALVEAAKDLGFLVIDRPAQAIKLEFRDADGNLQTETYEVLDVIEFSSKRKRMSIIIRMPDGRICVFCKGADNVIMQRLRLNHLAEQKMKDIGRRASVRKISEQDRALRRMSTQASSPYGSPRNSFGFARGESSNREGLRLSLGRRSTDFKQYSQQHMASPRESVDMASPRQSLGRAPSFDEVDRRIDESVAASEGAVFEKCFQHIDDFASEGLRTLLYAFRYIDDDSYRQWKAQYREAETSLVDRQERIEAAGDLIEQKFELAGATAIEDKLQDGVPDTIDKLRRANIKVWMLTGDKRETAINIGQSARVCKPWSEVYVLDATVGDLKDTITATLNDVSRGMAPHTVVVVDGQTLAKIDDDDDLSLLFYDLVVRVDSVICCRASPSQKTNLVRSIRRYVPKCMTLAIGDGANDIGMIQASHVGIGISGREGLQAARISDFSIAQFRFLQKLLFVHGRWNYMRTGKYVLGTFWKEILFFLVQAHFQRFNGYTGTSLYESWSLTVFNAAFTSLPVILLGIFEKDLKAETLMKVPELYTFGQKNLGFRFTQYFGWMVQGVAGSFVIWYFTFCEYDKTLFDEDTSLFAMGMVGFTVAVVFINIKLLILEVHTKTIITFGGCIISVAGWFFWMLINSALYSEHIGPYIVRNAFIHNFGHTLAWWTSVLLQLVALVVMDLVVQAIRRVYFAGDQDLMQRIEKDGNVDKIFNPASLEDGDEEQKVQQEDTAPRAREDHHRPRFTPPAEERESSADQWRR; encoded by the exons ATGGCTCCCAGCCGCAGAAACGACCCTGGGCGGCGGCTGTCTCACTCGCGAAACGACCCCGACGACCCTAGCGATGAGGCAGCTCGCGATctcgccgccctcgaggAGCGCTATCCTCGAACCTCGACAAACTTCTCCCGACCTCGAAACTCGCGCCGCTCCCATACCGACCCCAACAATGACCCATCTCAGCGCACCTCTACCGATTCCTACGTGAGGTCTGGCCCCCACCGCCCTGATAACGAAGGTCCGCGAGCGAGGACCGGCGACCCTTACGAGTTGCAGCCGATCCCATCTAGAACTGAGCTGTCCGGCGACCTGCCGCGCGTTCCGCAGTACTCGATGGACCGGACCGACAAGTCTCTTACCTCGCCCGCCGACAAGGCCAGCTTGAACTTTAACGAGACGACTAATACGAAGTCGTCGGTTCGTGATGACATCAAAAAGTACCTCCACGAGAGGCGCCAGAGGAAGTTGGGACCTAAGGCGAAGCCCACCTGGAAGGATCGCGCGCGCAAGCAGCTCGGCGAATTCCACCAAAAGGTCATTCTCGAGACGATACTCCGTCAAAAACCTCTGGAGCCTCTACCAGATGGCCGTCATATCCCTCTCAACCCCGATCACCGGAAGCCAGAAGGGCTTACCGACGAGCGCTCTGGGAAACCTTATATCAGCAACTTTATCCGCTCCAGTCGCTATACTGTCTATGATTTTGTCCCGAAACAGCTCATCTTTCAGTTCAGCAAGCTCGGAAACTTTTACTTCTTGGTTGTTGGTACTATTCAGATGATTCCTGGTCTCAGTACTGTTGGTCGCTGGACTACAATTGCGCCTCTCGGCGTGTTTGTCGCGTTCAGTATGCTTAAGGAAGGTTATGACGACTACAGGCGATATATCCTTGATCGCGTCGAGAACCGCAGCGAGGCTTGGATTCTGGGCGACCGTGTTGGTGAAAAGGGTCGAGTCAGGCATGccgagaagatgaggagaaaaaagaaggaaaGGCAACCTGAAAACGGCGAGGAGCACATGCTTGAAGACATTGAAACCGGCACGGTCAGCACAGCAAAGACcagcgacgacggcgagtGGACGTCCGTTCAGTGGCAGAATGTCCGTGTCGGCGATGTTATTCGCCTCCGTCGAGACGACCCTGTGCCCGCCGATATCATTCTCTTGCACGCCACGGGCCCCAATGGCATTGCCTACATCGACACCATGGCTCTTGATGGTGAGACCAACCTCAAGAGCAAGCAGGCTTGTTCCTTGCTGGCCGAGCGCTGCAGCACGATGGAGGGATTGCGCTCAACCCAAGCTACTGTGGTTTCTGAGAACCCCAACCTGGACCTCTACACCTACGAGGGCCGGGTTACCATTGATGGCGAGACCCTTCCTACATCGCACAGCAACATTGTCTTCCGTGGATCTACCCTCCGGAACACTGTCGAAGCTATCGGTATTGTTGTCAACACCGGTGAGGAGTGCAAGATTCGCATGAATGCCAACAAGAACGTCAAAGCCAAGAAGCCCGCCATGCAGTCTGTCATCAATAAGATGATTCTGGTTCAGATCTTTATTGTCCTCATGCTTACCATGGGCCTGACAATCGGCTACTACCTCTGGAAGGACAGGGTTGAGGATATCGCCTTTTACATCAAGCGACCTGGTATTTACAATGCCAGCGTTCCCTTCAAGGAGATCTTCTTTGGTTTCCTTATCATGTTCAACACCCTGATTCCTTTGTCACTCTACATCAGTCTCGAAATCATCAAGCTGGGGCAGCTTTTGCTGCTTCAAGACGCCGAGATGTACGACCCGGCCACTGACACACCCATGGTGGCCAACACAACCACGATCCTCGAGAACCTGGGACAGGTCAGCTATGTCTTTTCGGACAAGACGGGAACTCTGACGGAGAATATTATGCGCTTCCGCAAAATGTCTGTGGCAGGTGTGGCTTGTCTCCATGACATGGACATCcagcgagaagaagaagcaatgCGCAAGCGGCTTCAAGAGTTGGATCGGCCAAAGAAAGGCAAGTCTAAGATGCGAGGCCAATCAAAGATCAAGGGTTTCGATGGCGAgtacgacgacgatgccgcAGGAAACGGATTACAGAGGCCACAGCCCTCTCGTACCCTTTCGACCAGATCAGCCAGCCACTGGAGATCCTCTGTTCATATCGCCGATGACACCGACATGAAGACGGAGGACCTGCTCAACTACATCCAGAGGAAGCCCAACTCGACGTTTTCACGAAAGGCCAAGCACTTTTTGATGTGTATTGCCCTTTGCCATACTTGTCTCCCGGAGAGGACGGACGACGGCGATATTGCGTACCAAGCCGCTTCTCCTGATGAGTTGGCGCTCGTGGAGGCTGCCAAAGACCTGGGTTTCCTGGTCATTGACCGGCCTGCACAAGCCATCAAGCTCGAGTTCCGAGACGCGGACGGTAATCTTCAGACAGAGACATATGAAGTCCTTGATGTGATTGAGTTCAGCAGCAAGCGGAAGAGGatgtccatcatcatccgtATGCCCGACGGCCGCATCTGTGTCTTTTGCAAGGGTGCCGACAACGTCATCATGCAGCGCTTGAGGTTGAACCATCTTGCCGAGCAAAAGATGAAGGATATTGGCCGTCGAGCGAGTGTGCGTAAGATCTCGGAGCAGGATAGGGCCCTGCGACGCATGAGCACCCAGGCCTCGAGTCCTTACGGTAGCCCTCGCAACAGCTTCGGTTTCGCAAGGGGCGAGTCTTCCAACCGAGAAGGCCTCAGATTGAGCTTGGGCAGACGGTCGACCGACTTTAAGCAGTACTCGCAGCAGCACATGGCCTCGCCTCGGGAATCTGTCGACATGGCGAGCCCGAGGCAGAGTCTGGGCCGAGCGCCGTCGTTTGACGAGGTTGATCGTAGGATTGATGAATCAGTGGCAGCAAGCGAAGGCGCCGTATTCGAGAAGTGCTTCCAGCATATTGACGATTTCGCGAGCGAAGGTCTACGAACTCTTCTGTACGCGTTCCGCTACATCGACGATGACTCGTACCGACAGTGGAAGGCGCAGTATAGGGAGGCTGAAACGAGTCTCGTGGATCGCCAGGAGCGTATCGAAGCTGCTGGAGATCTCATTGAGCAAAAGTTTGAGCTGGCCGGAGCGACAGCCATCGAGGACAAGCTCCAGGATGGAGTTCCGGATACCATTGACAAGCTGCGTCGGGCAAACATCAAGGTGTGGATGCTTACTGGCGACAAGCGTGAGACGGCTATCAACATTGGACAATCTGCTCGCGTTTGCAAGCCTTGGTCGGAAGTCTACGTGTTGGACGCGACTGTCGGCGACTTGAAGGACACCATCACAGCGACCCTCAATGATGTCTCTCGCGGTATGGCCCCTCACACGGTTGTCGTTGTCGATGGACAAACACTTGCCAAgattgacgacgatgacgacctctctcttctcttctacgACCTCGTCGTCCGTGTCGACTCTGTCATCTGCTGCCGAGCCTCTCCCTCGCAAAAGACCAACTTGGTCCGCTCCATCCGAAGATATGTTCCCAAGTGCATGACCTTGGCTATTGGAGACGGAGCGAACGATATTGGTATGATCCAGGCCTCGCATGTGGGCATTGGTATCTCTGGTCGCGAGGGCCTCCAGGCTGCTCGTATCTCGGACTTTTCAATCGCTCAGTTCAGATTCCTGCAGAAGCTGCTCTTTGTTCATGGCCGCTGGAACTACATGAGGACAGGCAAGTACGTGCTCGGAACGTTCTGGAAGgagatcctcttcttcctcgtccaggCTCACTTCCAGCGCTTCAACGGATACACGGGCACGTCGCTCTACGAATCATGGAGTTTGACTGTTTTCAACGCCGCGTTCACGTCGCTGCCGGTTATTCTCCTCGGTATCTTTGAGAAGGACCTCAAGGCGGAGACGTTGATGAAGGTGCCGGAGCTGTACACGTTTGGTCAGAAGAACCTCGGATTCAGATTCACGCAATActttggatggatggtgcaGGGTGTTGCGGGGAGCTTCGTCATCTGGTACTTTACGTTTTGCGAGTACGACAAGACGCTGTTTGACGAGGATACGAGTCTCTTTGCCATGGGCATGGTTGGCTTTACCGTTGCCGTGGTGTTTATCAACATTAAGCTCCT GATCCTTGAAGTACACACCAAGACGATCATCACGTTTGGCGGATGCATTATCTCTGTGGCTGGATGGTTCTTCTGGATGCTCATCAACTCGGCGTTGTATTCGGAGCACATTGGCCCCTACATTGTTCGAAACGCCTTTATCCACAACTTTGGGCACACCCTTGCGTGGTGGACGTCTGTCTTGCTGCAGCTCGTGGCACTTGTGGTCATGGATCTGGTGGTCCAGGCAATCCGACGCGTCTACTTTGCAGGAGACCAGGACTTGATGCAGCGGATTGAGAAGGACGGCAATGTGGACAAGATCTTTAACCCTGCTAgccttgaggatggcgatgaagagCAAAAGGTCCAACAGGAGGATACGGCTCCCCGTGCGCGGGAGGACCACCACAGGCCAAGGTTCACACCGCCGGCCGAGGAGCGGGAGAGTTCTGCGGACCAGTGGCGTCGTTGA